One Quercus lobata isolate SW786 unplaced genomic scaffold, ValleyOak3.0 Primary Assembly Scq3eQI_1901, whole genome shotgun sequence genomic region harbors:
- the LOC115973541 gene encoding stemmadenine O-acetyltransferase-like: protein MKVEVEVISKDSIKPDFPTPEHLRHYKLSCIDQITPEIFMPFVLFYPKDGTANYSNLERHDVIKKSLSETLTRFYPLAGRVKENLYVDCNDEGVHYVEAEANCKLSEFLEDPSPAEDNKFLPFEQDDVNDLALAVQVTTFNCGGMVLGLLFAHKVSDASSFFLFLKSWAAIARGCGDDIPLPQFDSAKFFPPETLPSFSPSRGMGKDKIVIKRFVFDATAIAAFTAKYNTDNKNIEYPRTTRVEALSTFIWSRFLAATQPEKDPEKVYAVFHIANLRTRMDPPLSEYNFGNMGLPTASAVPWDSGDGFYSVITPVRDAIKKVNKNYVKNLLENGGHMEFMKEHGQKLIRGELVSLAFTSLCRFPVHDADFGWGKPAWVGSAKLLYKNLVTFFDTKVGNGIEVWINLEEEDMAKFEVDNELLAYVSSAKVSA from the coding sequence ATGAAGGTTGAAGTGGAAGTTATCTCCAAGGACTCCATCAAACCCGATTTTCCAACCCCTGAACACCTCCGCCATTACAAACTCTCTTGCATTGACCAAATTACACCCGAAATTTTCATGCCTTTCGTTCTCTTTTACCCGAAAGATGGCACTGCTAATTATAGCAATCTAGAGCGCCATGACGTGATTAAGAAATCATTGTCAGAGACCTTAACACGATTCTATCCTCTAGCAGGACGGGTTAAGGAAAATCTTTACGTTGATTGCAACGATGAGGGCGTTCACTATGTTGAAGCCGAGGCCAATTGCAAACTTTCTGAGTTTCTTGAGGATCCGTCACCTGCTGAGGACAACAAATTCCTTCCATTTGAGCAGGATGATGTCAATGATCTTGCTTTAGCTGTTCAAGTCACCACCTTCAACTGTGGTGGCATGGTGCTCGGTCTGCTCTTTGCTCACAAGGTTTCCGATGCTTCCTCGTTCTTCTTGTTCCTCAAAAGTTGGGCTGCTATTGCTCGTGGTTGTGGCGATGACATTCCACTTCCACAATTTGATTCTGCCAAGTTCTTTCCACCGGAGACTTTACCTAGCTTTAGTCCAAGTAGAGGGATGGGAAAGGACAAGATTGTGATAAAAAGATTTGTCTTTGATGCAACAGCTATAGCGGCTTTTACAGCCAAATACAACACAGACAACAAGAACATTGAATACCCACGTACAACTCGCGTGGAGGCTTTATCAACTTTCATATGGAGTCGTTTCCTTGCTGCAACTCAACCAGAGAAAGACCCTGAGAAGGTTTACGCGGTATTTCACATCGCGAACCTGCGCACGAGGATGGATCCCCCTCTTTCAGAATATAACTTTGGAAACATGGGCTTGCCTACAGCCTCCGCAGTCCCCTGGGACAGCGGGGATGGGTTTTACAGTGTGATTACTCCAGTAAGAGACGCCATAAAGAAAGTTAACAAGAACTATGTGAAAAATCTCCTAGAGAATGGTGGGCATATGGAATTTATGAAGGAGCACGGGCAAAAGCTCATCAGAGGGGAGCTGGTCTCCTTGGCCTTCACAAGTTTGTGCAGGTTTCCAGTACATGATGCTGATTTTGGGTGGGGGAAGCCTGCATGGGTTGGCTCGGCAAAATTATTGTACAAGAATCTCGTTACTTTCTTCGACACAAAAGTTGGGAATGGAATAGAGGTATGGATCAACTTAGAGGAGGAAGACATGGCTAAATTTGAAGTAGACAATGAGCTTCTGGCTTATGTTTCATCAGCAAAAGTTTCTGCATGA